One genomic segment of Spirochaetota bacterium includes these proteins:
- the mnmH gene encoding tRNA 2-selenouridine(34) synthase MnmH has product MNLRPEITYPDALLLPDPAFVDVRAPVEYGLDHIPGAVNIPVLDDGERAEIGTMYRIHGQEKAILKGTQIVGEKLSSIVEEITRMKNRDIVIYCFRGGMRSSSLVSLLDSLGIPVRKLTGGYKGYRNWVRSRVESLDIVPPVFALHGLTGTGKTLIVRALGYGIDLEYFAGHRSSLFGGIGLTANSQKTFESLLVRRVDELAAAGCAVIEGESRKIGDLHVPGRIVEYIGHAPAILITASLERRVEILMEEYSRGLDCGEILGIIQTLETRIGHNNAAQLRSFFEAGRLAEFTAMVLEKYYDPLYKYSLDRKSFIARVENRVPEDAVRETDAAIREYLRPLN; this is encoded by the coding sequence ATGAACCTGAGACCTGAAATCACCTACCCCGACGCGCTCCTGCTCCCCGACCCGGCGTTTGTCGATGTCCGCGCCCCGGTCGAGTACGGTCTGGATCACATCCCCGGCGCCGTTAACATCCCCGTGCTCGACGACGGCGAACGCGCGGAGATAGGAACAATGTACAGGATCCACGGGCAGGAAAAGGCCATACTCAAGGGGACGCAAATCGTCGGGGAAAAGCTCTCTTCCATTGTGGAAGAGATAACCCGGATGAAAAACAGGGATATCGTCATCTACTGCTTCCGGGGCGGCATGCGTTCCAGCTCGCTCGTCTCTCTGCTTGACTCGCTTGGAATACCCGTCAGAAAACTTACGGGCGGATACAAGGGTTACAGAAATTGGGTGCGCTCCCGGGTCGAATCCCTGGATATAGTTCCGCCGGTATTCGCCCTGCACGGGCTCACGGGCACGGGCAAAACCCTCATAGTACGCGCGCTTGGGTATGGAATCGACCTTGAGTATTTCGCCGGGCACCGAAGCTCCCTGTTCGGGGGTATAGGGCTCACCGCGAACTCGCAGAAGACGTTCGAGAGCCTGCTCGTGCGCAGGGTGGACGAACTCGCCGCCGCGGGGTGCGCGGTTATCGAGGGCGAATCGCGCAAGATAGGCGACCTTCATGTTCCCGGGCGGATCGTAGAGTATATCGGACACGCTCCCGCGATCCTTATAACCGCGAGCCTCGAACGGCGCGTGGAAATCCTCATGGAAGAATATTCGCGCGGGCTGGACTGCGGGGAGATACTGGGCATTATCCAAACGCTCGAGACCCGTATCGGCCATAATAATGCCGCTCAGCTTCGCTCTTTCTTTGAGGCCGGCCGCCTCGCGGAATTCACGGCGATGGTGCTCGAAAAATACTACGATCCGCTTTACAAATACAGCCTGGACCGGAAGAGCTTTATCGCCCGGGTTGAAAACCGGGTACCGGAGGACGCGGTACGCGAAACGGACGCCGCGATACGGGAATACCTCCGCCCATTAAATTAA